The following coding sequences lie in one Silene latifolia isolate original U9 population chromosome 5, ASM4854445v1, whole genome shotgun sequence genomic window:
- the LOC141657508 gene encoding protein TRANSPORT INHIBITOR RESPONSE 1-like, translated as MELQSSKSHKPLKTTPYQQPTTTTSFPEEALEHVLSFIESHSDLNSVSLVCKSWYDVDRWSRRRIFIGNCYAVSPNNVLRRFKDVRSVTIKGKPHFADFNLVPDGWGAHAFPWISALCHGFPLLEEFRFKRMVVTDEGLELIAKKLKNFKVIVLSSCDGFSTNGLASIAANCRNLRTLDLCESEVDDRSGNWINDFPDSYTSLESLNIACLSSELRFCSLERLVGRCPNLKSLRVNRGVPLEKLAGLLEKVPQLTDFGTGSFVTELSTEAHSKLAKAFSGCKGLKGLSGLYDVVAHYLPALYPVCSGLTSLNLSYAAIHSPDLIELLCHCPSLQRLWVLDYIEDNGLEMLAQSCKDLRELRVFPSEPYIQEPNVCLTEHGLVSVAMGCPKLQSVLYFCRQFSNEALFTIAKYRPNLTRFRLCIIEPQCPDYQTNEPLDDGFGAIVENCKDLRRLSLSGLLTDRVFEYIGTHAKKLEMLSLAFAGETDLGLHCVMSGCKNLRKLEIRDCPFSGRALLVNAGKLETMRSLWMSSCQVSYGECKMLGKKMPRLNVEVMDERGLPDSRSDDCPVEKLYIYRSLVGPRVDSPAFVWTINENAASEPRIVNE; from the exons ATGGAGCTCCAATCCTCAAAATCCCACAAACCCCTCAAAACGACACCGTATCAACAACCCACAACAACAACCTCATTTCCAGAAGAAGCCTTAGAACACGTGCTCTCCTTCATCGAGTCACACTCGGACCTCAACTCAGTCTCACTCGTCTGCAAGTCATGGTACGACGTTGACAGGTGGTCTCGTCGCCGTATATTCATCGGAAACTGCTACGCTGTGTCGCCGAATAATGTGTTGCGCAGGTTTAAGGATGTTCGGTCGGTTACTATAAAAGGAAAGCCTCATTTTGCTGACTTCAACCTTGTACCTGATGGTTGGGGAGCTCACGCTTTCCCTTGGATATCGGCGCTTTGTCACGGGTTTCCGTTGTTGGAGGAGTTTAGATTTAAGAGGATGGTTGTTACTGATGAAGGTCTTGAGCTGATTGCTAAAAAATTGAAGAATTTTAAAGTTattgtgttgtcttcttgtgaTGGATTTTCTACTAATGGTTTGGCCTCTATTGCTGCTAATTGCAG GAACTTGAGGACTCTTGACTTATGCGAGAGCGAAGTCGACGACCGAAGTGGGAATTGGATAAACGATTTTCCAGACTCCTACACATCCCTAGAATCTCTTAACATTGCCTGCCTTAGCTCGGAGCTAAGATTCTGTTCTCTGGAACGTTTGGTCGGCAGATGCCCGAACCTTAAATCACTTAGAGTTAACCGGGGTGTCCCACTGGAGAAGCTGGCTGGTCTTTTGGAGAAGGTTCCTCAATTAACCGACTTTGGTACAGGTTCATTTGTGACAGAGCTAAGTACCGAAGCCCATTCAAAGCTCGCAAAGGCTTTTTCAGGATGCAAAGGCTTGAAAGGCCTTTCCGGCCTTTATGATGTGGTTGCACATTATCTTCCAGCACTCTATCCTGTGTGCTCTGGGCTTACTTCTTTAAATCTGAGTTATGCCGCCATTCACTCCCCGGATTTGATTGAGCTTCTATGTCACTGTCCCAGTCTCCAGCGTCTCTGG GTACTTGACTACATTGAAGACAATGGCCTTGAAATGCTTGCTCAGTCTTGCAAAGACCTTCGAGAGTTACGGGTTTTCCCATCTGAACCATacattcaagaaccaaatgtttgcTTGACGGAACATGGGCTTGTCTCTGTTGCCATGGGTTGCCCTAAACTCCAATCTGTTCTGTACTTCTGTCGACAATTTTCCAATGAAGCCTTGTTTACCATAGCCAAGTATCGGCCCAACCTAACCCGCTTCAGGCTCTGCATTATTGAGCCTCAGTGCCCTGACTACCAAACCAATGAGCCATTGGATGACGGTTTCGGAGCCATTGTTGAGAACTGCAAGGATTTGAGACGTCTTTCCTTGTCAGGCCTCCTCACAGACCGTGTATTTGAGTACATTGGCACACATGCCAAGAAACTCGAGATGCTCTCTCTTGCATTTGCCGGAGAGACTGATTTGGGTCTCCATTGTGTTATGTCGGGATGCAAGAACCTTCGGAAGCTTGAGATTAGGGACTGCCCTTTTAGTGGAAGGGCACTTTTGGTAAATGCAGGGAAGCTGGAGACAATGCGATCCCTTTGGATGTCTTCGTGCCAAGTGAGCTACGGGGAGTGTAAGATGCTTGGCAAGAAGATGCCGAGGCTCAATGTAGAAGTTATGGACGAGAGGGGGCTTCCAGATTCTAGGTCTGATGACTGCCCAGTTGAGAAGCTTTATATCTACCGCTCACTTGTCGGGCCGAGGGTTGACTCTCCAGCGTTTGTGTGGACAATAAATGAAAATGCAGCATCCGAACCAAGGATAGTCAATGAATGA